The region GACCGCACCGGCTTCGGCGGCCTGGAGGCCGTGGACGAGGTCTCGATGGTCGCCGTCCCCGACCTGATGGCCGCCTACCAGCGCGGCGCCATCGACCTGGAGGCCGTCAAGGCCGTCCAGCTCGGCCTGATCGCGCACTGCGAGCTGATGGGTGACCGGGTCGCGGTCATCGACCCGCCGCCGGGCCTCAACGCACGTCAGATCCGGGTGTGGCGCCAGGAGACGGCCGGCTACGACTCCAAGTACGCCGCCCTCTACTACCCCTGGGTCAAGGCCTTCGACCCGGCCAGCGGCCAGTCCCGGCTGATCCCGCCGAGCGGCCACGTCGCCGGCATCTGGGCGCGCAACGACTCCGAGCGCGGTGTGCACAAGGCGCCCGCCAACGAGGTCGTACGAGGAGCGGTGGACCTGGAGCTCCAGATCACCCGCGGCGAGCAGGACCTGCTCAACCCCATCGGCGTCAACTGCATCCGCGCCTTCCCGGGCCGCGGCATCCGCGTCTGGGGCGCCCGCACCATGTCCTCCGACCCGGCCTGGCGCTACCTCAACATCCGCCGGTACTTCAACTACCTGGAGGAGTCGATCCTGATCGGCACCCAGTGGGTGGTGTTCGAGCCGAACGACCACGCCCTGTGGGCCCGGATCCGGCGCAATGTCTCCGCCTTCCTGGTCAACGAGTGGCGCAACGGCGCCCTCTTCGGCTCGCGGCCGGAGGAGGCGTACTACGTCAAGTGTGACGAGGAGACCAACCCGCCGGAGTCGGTCGACCTCGGCCGCGTCATCTGCGAGATCGGCATCGCGCCGGTCAAGCCCGCCGAGTTCGTGATCTTCCGGCTGGCCCAGTTCTCCAGCGGCAGCGGCGAGTTGGAGGAGTAGCAGTACCGCCCTCTCGGGCACCAGCTCCGCCCCGTACGCCCAAGAAACCCTAGAAGGACAGAGAACAGATGAGTCTCCAGCCGGGTGACGCCCTTACTTCACACAATTTCGGCCTCCAGATCGACGGTGTGATGGTCGAGTACCTCGCGGAGGTCAGCGGCCTCAGCATCGAGCAGGACGTCATCGAGTACCAACAGGTCTCCTCTCAGGGCATCCCCGTCACGAAGAAGCTGCCGGGCGTGAAGAAGGCCGGCACCTGCACGGTCGTCCGCGGTATGACGCAGTCGGCGGCCTTCAACCAGTGGATCACCGAGTCCGTCGCCGGTCAGATGAGCACCGCCCGCAAGAACGCCACCATCATGGTGATGGATTACATGAACAACCCGGTCAAGCGGTACAACATGCGCAACGCCTGGTGCAGCAAGATCGACACGAGCACCGTGAAGGCCGGCGAGGCGTCCGCGCTCACCGAGACCGTGACGATCACCTTCGAAGAACTGGTCATCGAGTAATGCGCCGTACGGCTCCCAGGGCGGCGGCCGCGGCCGTCGCCGAACCGGAGCCGGGGCAGACCGCTGCTCCGGCTCCGGCCCCGGCCCCGGCCCCGGCCCTGGCTGCAGCCGCGCAACCGCTGCGCACCGAGTTCGAGTTCGAGCTGCCGCGCGGGTACGTGGACGACTCCGGCACCGTGCACCGGCACGGCGTGATGCGGCTCGCCACCGCTCGCGACGAGCTCGTCCCCTTGCGGGACATGCGAGTGCAGGAGAACCCGGCGTACCTGTCGGTCGTACTGCTCGGCCGGGTCATCACCCGGCTCGGCACGCTTCCGCTGGTGCACGACGGGGTGGTGGAGAACATGTTCGCCTCGGACCTGGCCTTCCTGCAGGACTTCTACCGCCAGGTCAACGCGGAGGGCCACACCCGTGCCGCCGTGACCTGCCCGCACTGCGAGGAGCCGTTCGAGGTCGAACTCGGCGGGAGCCGCCTGGGGGAATCGTGACGTACGCGACCGACCGCATCCAGGAGGAGATCGCGTACATCGCCTATCACTTCCACTGGAGCCTGGAGACCATCCTGGATCTCGAACACCGCGACCGGCGCGGCTACACGGAACAGATCGCGGCACTCGTCAACCGCGGCGCCGGAGAAGGGTGACACGGCGTGGGGCTTTTTGATCGGGTGCGGGGCGGCGGGGGCGGCGGACCCGAGCGGGGATCCGGCAGCGGTTCCGCCGCCGCGTCCGCTTCCGGACCGGCGGGCGCTTCGGCTCCGGCCGACGGTACGGATGCCCGGGTGAGCGACACGTCCGCGGCGGACGGTGCGGGGCGGGGAGCCGGTGCGCGTGTGGTCCGGCCTGCCGCCTGGCCCGCGCTGCCGCCGATCCAGCGGGCCACGGACCGGCCGGGTGCTGTCGCCGACGCCGGGTTCGGCGGTCGGCTGACCACCTGGCAGAACCCCTCCTTCACCGGCCCGCTGTCGCACGCCGTCCTCGACGGCGCGCCCGGCGGACTGGTCAAGGGCCTGCTCGCCGCCCCGGTGGGACCTGCCTCCGGGCTCGAACTCCCCTCGCTCTCCCTGCCGGTGGCCTTGCCCGTGGAGTCGGGCGAGGAGACCGGTGCGCTGCCCGTGCAGCGCATGAGTTCCCCGGTGGCGGCACTCGGCCCGGCGGGCCCACGGGTGACGCCCGCCGCTCCCCGGGCCACACGGCCGACCTCACTGACCAAGGCACCGACCAGGCCCGCGGTACAGCGGCGGGCTCTGCCGGCGATGAAGCCGTCCGCGCCGTTGCCGTCCGTACCGCAGCCGTCGTCGACGCCGGCCGTCACCGACCCGGCCAGCGGTGGCGGCGGCAGTGACGGTGCCAGCGGTAGTGGCAGTGGCAGAACGTCGGTCGGTTCTGCCGCTTCGGTAAGTGCTTCCCGGACATCGGACGCTGCTCGCCGGGCTTCGGCTCCCGCCTCCACGCTCCCGGGTTCCGGGACACCTGCTGACTTCACCGGCCCGGTCGCGCCTCCCGTCTCCGTGTCGCGATCGCGCGACGGTTCTGCCGCCGGGTCCGACCTTCCGGTCCAGCGGAGTACGCCGGGCGGTTCCGGACGTACGGGGCTGGCGGCGCCGTCCGTTCGGGACGAGCCGTCGGCCGGGGCATCCGTACCGGCGCCTCCCCTTCCGGCAGCACCGGGCGCACCGACCGCTCCGGGCAGCAGCCCGACGGCGGGGCCGCCGCGTCGACGCTCGGGGCTGGGCGCGCCCTTGTCCAATCCGCCTTCGCGCGCGACGCCCGTACAACGTCCGGTGCAGCGTGCGACGGGGACCCCAACGGGACGACCAAGCACGCCCGGTGGTGCGACGACTCCGTCCGGGACGAGGTCTCCCAGGCCGCTGTCCCCCGGGCCAGGGATAGCACCGGAGATGGCTCCTTCGGCATCGTCGTCATCAGGTGCGGCACCGTCTCGACTGGAGATTCCCGAGGCGGGAGCCCCGTCCGGGGACCTGCCTGTTCAGC is a window of Streptomyces sp. NBC_00271 DNA encoding:
- a CDS encoding phage tail protein, translated to MSLQPGDALTSHNFGLQIDGVMVEYLAEVSGLSIEQDVIEYQQVSSQGIPVTKKLPGVKKAGTCTVVRGMTQSAAFNQWITESVAGQMSTARKNATIMVMDYMNNPVKRYNMRNAWCSKIDTSTVKAGEASALTETVTITFEELVIE
- a CDS encoding DUF6760 family protein gives rise to the protein MTYATDRIQEEIAYIAYHFHWSLETILDLEHRDRRGYTEQIAALVNRGAGEG
- a CDS encoding phage tail sheath subtilisin-like domain-containing protein; amino-acid sequence: MPSYLSPGVYVEEVASGSRPIEGVGTSVAAFVGLAPIGPLHEPTLVTNWTQYVAAFGEFTDGYYLAHSVYGFFNNGGSAAYVVRVGGTPGGASGDSSAPAAVTGSGAQAALPPGEPKQLGTFSVSAVASGSLSVEVADPEGEGPAERFKLIVKDGDKVAETFDVTAKKGGRNYVVTQVKERSKLIAVQEAAPAAQLARPDNQTVALAAPSTSSPAVPATTENGHPGPAQYLGDSADRTGFGGLEAVDEVSMVAVPDLMAAYQRGAIDLEAVKAVQLGLIAHCELMGDRVAVIDPPPGLNARQIRVWRQETAGYDSKYAALYYPWVKAFDPASGQSRLIPPSGHVAGIWARNDSERGVHKAPANEVVRGAVDLELQITRGEQDLLNPIGVNCIRAFPGRGIRVWGARTMSSDPAWRYLNIRRYFNYLEESILIGTQWVVFEPNDHALWARIRRNVSAFLVNEWRNGALFGSRPEEAYYVKCDEETNPPESVDLGRVICEIGIAPVKPAEFVIFRLAQFSSGSGELEE